In Tripterygium wilfordii isolate XIE 37 chromosome 15, ASM1340144v1, whole genome shotgun sequence, one DNA window encodes the following:
- the LOC119980116 gene encoding uncharacterized protein LOC119980116, translating to MEEKKSSTTATATATATTTRTSSSSSSVYMFHCPCFLHQPLKAILKCLGHEISQQNPDDDDGNKVNEDSTSPTTLDPPSTAEAADPPAITILVSRPPRRSISGGSGGQINNTPQTLNPNN from the exons atggaggagaagaaatcgtcaacaacagcaacagcaacagcaacagcaacaacgACAAGAacaagtagtagtagtagtagcgTTTACATGTTTCATTGTCCTTGCTTCCTTCATCAACCTTTAAAGGCCATTCTCAAGTGTTTAGGTCATGAAATTTCCCAACAAAacccagatgatgatgatggtaacAAGGTCAATGAAGATTCTACTTCCCCAACAACACTAGATCCTCCTTCAACAGCA GAAGCTGCTGATCCTCCAGCAATAACAATTCTGGTAAGCAGACCTCCAAGGcgatcaataagcggaggaagtGGTGGTCAAATTAACAATACCcctcaaaccctaaaccctaataaCTAG